CCGGCAGTTCAAAGGATTCTCGGTGCAATATCACCCCGAAGCTTCGCCCGGCCCGCATGATAGCCAATACCTGTTCGATCAATTTCTGGCGGATATTGTCGCGACCCAAACCGCTATTCGCGTGTGATCATACTTTGTCCAGCGATGAAGCGACTGATGCATTTTTCTGGGCGGGTGTAAACCTATTACGGTGTTCAAAACGAATTTAAACAGGAACTTACATAAAATGCCAAAACGCACAGACATCAAAAAAATCTTGTTAATCGGTTCCGGGCCTATCATTATTGGACAGGCATGTGAGTTCGATTATTCGGGAACACAGGCAGCCCGCTCGCTTAAAAAAGAAGGCTACGAAGTGATTTTGGTCAACTCGAATCCAGCAACCATCATGACCGATCCGATGACCGCCGATCGGATTTATTTGCAGGAATTGACACCCAAATCCATCAAAAAAATCTGTGAGACCGAGTGTCCAGACGCAGTATTGCCTACGATGGGAGGACAGACAGCCCTTAATTTGGCAAGGACGCTCCATCACGAAGGGTTCTGGAAAAAGAGGAATATTGACATTATTGGGGTGGACATAGACGCCATAGATATCACCGAAGATCGTCAACAATTTCGGGATCTGATGGAGAAAATTGGGGTGGATCAGGCGCGAAGTCGTGTGGCCAATTCTCTGCTTGAGGCCAAGGAAATTACCCAGGAATTGGGTGGATTGCCCGTGGTGATTCGTCCGAGCTTTACACTGGGTGGAACAGGTGGCGGTATCGTTTGGACACAGGACGAATTCGACCGGAAGGTGATCCGAGGACTCGAAATGTCTCCGGTTCATGAGGTACTGATTGAAGAAAGCATGTTTGGCTGGAAAGAGTATGAATTGGAACTCTTGCGAGATGCCAACGACAATGTCATTATTATTTGCGGCATCGAGAATTTAGATCCGATGGGGGTTCATACGGGCGATTCGTTGACGGTTGCGCCTACACAAACGCTTTCAGATAAAGATTTTCAGCGGATGCGGGATGCGGCCATTCGGATGATGCGTTCTATTGGGACATTTGCTGGCGGGTGTAATGTACAATTCGCTTTTAATCCGAAAACGGGCCGTATGATTGCCATCGAGATCAATCCCCGTGTTTCGCGCTCATCGGCGTTGGCTTCTAAAGCGACGGGTTATCCAATTGCCAAGGTGGCTTCTAAATTGGCGATAGGCTATACCTTAGACGAACTTCCCAACGACGTGACGGGAACCACTTCGGCCTGTTTTGAGCCGAGTATAGATTATGTGGTGACAAAGGTTCCACGCTTTAATTTTGATAAATTTGAAGGTGCCGATGAAGTACTGACCACCCAGATGAAGGCGGTGGGCGAGGTGATGGCCATCGGACGTACCTTCACAGAATCGCTCCAAAAAGCGTGGCAGAGTATGGAAATTGGGCGTGCCGGATTGGGTGCAGATCGTGAAGAGCCTAGCCGAAACGTCATTCGGACGCGTCTGCAAAAACCGTATTGGGACAGCACCCTGCAAATTCGTTCCGCATTGAAAATGGGGGCATCGGTGGAAGAAATTGCCGACATTACCAAGGTGGATAAGTGGTTTTTGTACCAAATTCAATATCTGGTTCGGTTAGAAAAACAAATCGCCCCGCACCACTTGCAAACGTTGCCCTTGGCACTCTTGCGGCAGGCCAAACAAAATGGCTTTTCGGATGCACAATTGGCGTTTTTGCTCCAAGGGGATGTTTCTGAAGATGATGTGCGGCAACACCGGAAACACTTGGGCCTAAAGCCTGTATTCCAATTGGTGGATACGTGTGCGGGTGAGTTTCCGGCACAAACTCCTTATTTCTATTCGACATATGCCGATGAGAATGAGTCGGAAGTTTCGGAACGAGAAAAGGTGGTGATTATTGGTTCTGGCCCTAACCGAATTGGGCAAGGTATCGAGTTCGATTATTCTTGCGTCCATGCTGTCTTGGCCGCAAAGGAAAGCGGTTACGAGGCCATTATGATCAATTGTAATCCCGAGACGGTTTCTACGGATTTCGATATTGCGGATAAGCTGTATTTTGAACCCGTTTTCTTTGAACGGGTAATGGATGTGATTGAGCACGAAAAGCCCATTGGTGTGATCGTTCAGATGGGGGGGCAAACGGCCTTGCGCATTTCCCGCCAATTGCACGAAGTGGGTATTCGGATTTTAGGTACATCATATAAAAATATGGACTTAGCTGAAGATCGCGGGCAGTTTTCTCGTTTGCTTAAACAGCTCGAAATCCCTTACCCGCCCTTTGGCGTGGCGCATTCTCCGAGCGAGGCCGCAGTAGTTTCCGAGACCATCGGCTATCCTATTTTGGTACGCCCTAGCTATGTTTTGGGTGGGCAAGGTATGAGGATTGCCATTAACAAAGACGAGGTGCGCGAATATGCCCAACGGATCTTTGATATTTTTCCGGACAATCAATTGCTCTTAGACCTCTTTCTGGAAGGCGGAGTAGAGATAGACGTAGATGCTTTGTCGGATGGCGAAGACGTACATATCTGTGGAATTATGCAACAAATAGAACCTGCTGGTGTGCATTCCGGAGATTCTACGGCGGTGCTGCCGCCTTTTTCGCTAAAGCCACACGTGATCGAAACCATTACATCTTATACCCGCTCTATTGCGCGTGCCATGAAGGCCGTAGGCTTGGTAAACATCCAGATGGTGGTCAAAAAAGATGATGTGTATGTCATAGAGGCGAATCCACGT
This genomic interval from Bacteroidetes Order II. bacterium contains the following:
- the carB gene encoding carbamoyl-phosphate synthase large subunit gives rise to the protein MPKRTDIKKILLIGSGPIIIGQACEFDYSGTQAARSLKKEGYEVILVNSNPATIMTDPMTADRIYLQELTPKSIKKICETECPDAVLPTMGGQTALNLARTLHHEGFWKKRNIDIIGVDIDAIDITEDRQQFRDLMEKIGVDQARSRVANSLLEAKEITQELGGLPVVIRPSFTLGGTGGGIVWTQDEFDRKVIRGLEMSPVHEVLIEESMFGWKEYELELLRDANDNVIIICGIENLDPMGVHTGDSLTVAPTQTLSDKDFQRMRDAAIRMMRSIGTFAGGCNVQFAFNPKTGRMIAIEINPRVSRSSALASKATGYPIAKVASKLAIGYTLDELPNDVTGTTSACFEPSIDYVVTKVPRFNFDKFEGADEVLTTQMKAVGEVMAIGRTFTESLQKAWQSMEIGRAGLGADREEPSRNVIRTRLQKPYWDSTLQIRSALKMGASVEEIADITKVDKWFLYQIQYLVRLEKQIAPHHLQTLPLALLRQAKQNGFSDAQLAFLLQGDVSEDDVRQHRKHLGLKPVFQLVDTCAGEFPAQTPYFYSTYADENESEVSEREKVVIIGSGPNRIGQGIEFDYSCVHAVLAAKESGYEAIMINCNPETVSTDFDIADKLYFEPVFFERVMDVIEHEKPIGVIVQMGGQTALRISRQLHEVGIRILGTSYKNMDLAEDRGQFSRLLKQLEIPYPPFGVAHSPSEAAVVSETIGYPILVRPSYVLGGQGMRIAINKDEVREYAQRIFDIFPDNQLLLDLFLEGGVEIDVDALSDGEDVHICGIMQQIEPAGVHSGDSTAVLPPFSLKPHVIETITSYTRSIARAMKAVGLVNIQMVVKKDDVYVIEANPRASRTVPFVAKATGVPISNYATRLMLGEKLAKFRDAGLLVSKLVGYAIKEPVFSWDKFPEVSKELGPEMKSTGEAIVFIDELSDDHFQKPYEMRNLYLKR